Proteins encoded by one window of Tunturibacter psychrotolerans:
- a CDS encoding PP2C family protein-serine/threonine phosphatase has translation MIRSFRTLICLSAMWALAVTASAEISASRHHPMNPPTERDDVASISLGRAKVPLYGPWKFQIGDSPLDPVTGKPLWAEPGFDDSQWETVNLRHKPGTPPSIVGSPNSVPGWTVRGHPGYAGYAWYRIHVGLIEPPETRVALAGPPAVDDGYQLFANGALIGSFGDFSGKTPTVGVAKPMFFSIPQDSLPQVGISGTPATSLVLAFRMWMDPTTLVGSSDAGGFHTAPVLGSEDAVWDVYKLDWLARVLSTGSNAAFAVGFVALALLLFSLRLVDRSDSVYLWIGSVFLLRAVVEALHSAVSWIDLNGITWTWMTDVLNSLIYAGWLMVWWVWFGRPRPAWLRFAVFGLAALNLIATLYAGPTSVISAPTSVTAAFYVADVISRLLLFSTLIWIVVQGIRRQGVEGWLVLPAVILFGVGLWAPELVSLNVPFFWYPYGVGFTMWQVIDVALVVTLTLLLLRRLLRSLERQRLMALDVKQAQEVQQVVLPESRLVLPGLVIESEYRPAREVGGDFFQIIPNGADGSLLIVAGDVTGKGLKAGMLVALLVGAIRTAAEVCTDPDLILRTLNKRLLGRSQAQATCLALTIAKDGEVVLANAGHVPPYRNKEAIAMEGALPLGMVDGAEPSVMRFQLVEGDTLVLISDGVVEATDANKRLFGFERVAKLLETAGTAAEIASAAQEFGQEDDVSVIYMTRTARL, from the coding sequence TTGATTCGTTCATTCCGCACCTTGATCTGCCTTTCAGCGATGTGGGCTCTCGCCGTCACGGCTTCGGCCGAGATCAGTGCATCTCGGCATCATCCGATGAATCCACCGACTGAGCGAGACGATGTTGCGAGCATCTCTTTGGGCCGAGCCAAGGTGCCGTTGTACGGGCCGTGGAAGTTTCAGATTGGCGATTCGCCGCTTGATCCTGTGACGGGTAAGCCACTTTGGGCGGAGCCTGGATTTGACGATTCGCAGTGGGAGACGGTGAATCTCAGGCACAAGCCGGGAACGCCTCCTTCAATAGTTGGATCGCCAAACTCAGTGCCGGGCTGGACTGTGAGAGGACATCCAGGGTATGCGGGTTACGCGTGGTATCGCATACACGTTGGCCTGATTGAACCGCCCGAGACGCGAGTGGCTCTTGCCGGGCCCCCCGCTGTGGACGATGGTTACCAGCTTTTCGCCAACGGCGCACTGATAGGCAGTTTCGGCGACTTTAGCGGAAAGACGCCGACAGTCGGCGTTGCCAAGCCGATGTTCTTTTCTATCCCGCAGGACTCTTTGCCACAGGTGGGGATCTCCGGCACACCCGCAACCTCCCTTGTGCTTGCCTTTCGGATGTGGATGGACCCCACGACTCTGGTCGGCTCATCCGATGCGGGTGGTTTTCACACCGCGCCCGTATTAGGCAGTGAGGACGCCGTTTGGGATGTGTACAAGTTAGATTGGCTGGCACGGGTACTTTCGACTGGATCCAATGCCGCCTTCGCTGTCGGATTCGTCGCGCTGGCGCTGCTGCTATTCAGTCTTAGATTGGTTGACCGCTCCGACTCGGTCTATCTCTGGATTGGAAGTGTATTTCTCCTCCGAGCGGTCGTTGAAGCGCTGCATAGTGCGGTGAGCTGGATCGACCTCAACGGCATCACGTGGACCTGGATGACTGATGTTCTTAATTCACTGATCTATGCCGGATGGCTGATGGTCTGGTGGGTTTGGTTTGGGCGGCCCCGACCTGCCTGGTTACGGTTCGCAGTGTTTGGTTTGGCAGCGCTGAATCTGATTGCGACCTTATATGCCGGACCGACATCGGTTATTTCCGCACCCACCTCGGTTACAGCCGCCTTCTACGTCGCGGATGTTATTTCTCGGCTACTCTTATTCTCAACTCTGATCTGGATCGTTGTTCAGGGGATTCGACGACAGGGCGTCGAGGGCTGGCTGGTCTTGCCCGCCGTGATCCTCTTCGGGGTTGGGCTTTGGGCACCCGAGTTGGTTAGTTTGAACGTTCCTTTCTTTTGGTACCCCTATGGCGTGGGCTTCACGATGTGGCAAGTCATAGATGTTGCCCTGGTAGTGACTCTCACGTTGCTTTTGCTCCGGCGGTTGTTACGGTCATTGGAACGGCAGCGTTTGATGGCACTCGACGTGAAGCAGGCACAGGAGGTGCAGCAGGTAGTCCTGCCAGAGTCACGGCTGGTATTGCCGGGCCTTGTGATCGAGAGCGAGTACCGGCCTGCGCGCGAGGTGGGTGGAGACTTCTTTCAGATCATTCCGAATGGAGCAGATGGAAGCTTGCTGATCGTTGCCGGTGACGTAACCGGCAAAGGTTTGAAGGCTGGCATGCTGGTGGCGCTGCTGGTTGGGGCGATTCGGACGGCGGCTGAGGTTTGTACGGATCCGGATCTGATCCTTCGTACTTTGAATAAGAGACTATTAGGCCGTAGCCAGGCTCAGGCTACCTGCCTTGCGCTCACCATCGCAAAAGACGGCGAAGTGGTGTTGGCCAATGCCGGGCATGTGCCTCCGTATCGAAACAAAGAGGCGATTGCGATGGAGGGGGCTTTGCCGCTTGGGATGGTCGATGGCGCAGAGCCTTCCGTCATGCGATTTCAACTGGTTGAGGGCGACACGCTGGTGTTGATTTCGGACGGTGTTGTCGAGGCCACCGACGCGAATAAGCGGCTATTTGGATTCGAGCGGGTGGCAAAACTTTTAGAGACGGCAGGTACCGCTGCGGAGATTGCGAGTGCTGCGCAGGAGTTTGGACAGGAGGATGACGTTAGCGTGATCTATATGACTCGGACTGCTCGTCTGTAA
- a CDS encoding DUF3300 domain-containing protein: MQRKPSVLAALFLVVVLMFQSFGAMLLAQAAAAPPPPPTPAELDQLLAPIALYPDSLLAQITTASTNPQEILDVDNWLALNKGLSGTALTDAAQKQGFDPAFIALTNFPSVIEMMAENIDDYAALGTAVSSNQQEVVASIQRLRSQAYAAGTLRSTPQQQVEVQQSSGQPIYVIQPANPQVVYVPQYNPTVVYVAPSTSSVVAASLIGFGVGIGIGALLVNNQPWGWGGWGWNWGGRSIYYNHGPWGGWHGGYYPPRPYYRPRPVPYGNRPGYGGNWGYRPPNYRPPMSANRPGYSRPGYGQPGYRPGRPGGSPGGPNNGRPGGQPGGSRPGTPGYRPGGPGNGNRPGTPGNGNRPGTGPGNGNKPGTPGNGNRPGTPGNGNRPGTGPGNPGKPGNGNRPGGGQGGGRPSQPGQGGRPTPQPGQGGRPTPQPRPTTRPAQPNRPTQQPRPTQSRPSPQSRPTNQSRPAQQSRPSGGQSSGSRPPSNRGSNGKPN, translated from the coding sequence ATGCAACGGAAACCAAGTGTCCTTGCCGCACTCTTTCTTGTCGTAGTGTTGATGTTTCAGAGCTTTGGGGCGATGCTTCTGGCTCAAGCGGCCGCTGCGCCGCCACCGCCTCCTACGCCTGCGGAGCTCGATCAGTTGCTCGCGCCGATAGCGCTCTATCCCGACTCATTGCTGGCGCAGATTACAACGGCTTCGACGAATCCTCAGGAGATTCTTGATGTCGATAACTGGCTGGCGCTGAATAAGGGCCTGAGCGGAACGGCGTTGACGGATGCGGCGCAGAAGCAGGGTTTCGACCCGGCTTTTATCGCGCTCACCAACTTTCCTTCCGTGATCGAGATGATGGCCGAGAATATCGACGACTACGCTGCGCTTGGGACGGCCGTCTCTTCGAATCAGCAGGAGGTGGTGGCGTCGATTCAGCGGCTGCGTTCGCAGGCCTACGCGGCAGGAACGTTGCGCAGCACGCCGCAGCAACAGGTTGAGGTGCAGCAGAGTTCGGGACAACCGATCTATGTGATTCAGCCGGCGAATCCGCAGGTGGTGTATGTGCCGCAATATAATCCGACGGTCGTTTACGTGGCGCCGAGCACCAGTAGTGTGGTGGCGGCTTCGCTGATTGGCTTTGGGGTGGGGATCGGGATTGGTGCGCTGCTGGTGAACAACCAGCCTTGGGGTTGGGGTGGCTGGGGATGGAACTGGGGTGGGCGCAGCATCTACTACAACCATGGCCCTTGGGGTGGATGGCATGGTGGGTACTATCCGCCGCGGCCGTACTATCGTCCACGGCCGGTGCCATATGGCAACCGTCCAGGATATGGCGGCAACTGGGGATATCGTCCGCCGAACTACCGGCCGCCGATGTCGGCGAATCGGCCGGGGTACAGCCGTCCTGGCTATGGTCAGCCGGGTTACCGTCCGGGCCGTCCCGGAGGATCGCCGGGTGGTCCAAACAATGGGCGTCCGGGTGGGCAACCGGGAGGGTCGCGTCCTGGGACTCCGGGATATCGACCGGGTGGGCCGGGAAACGGGAACCGTCCAGGAACTCCTGGGAATGGAAATCGCCCGGGAACCGGTCCGGGGAATGGGAATAAACCTGGAACTCCGGGAAACGGAAACAGACCGGGAACTCCTGGGAACGGAAATCGCCCGGGGACAGGTCCGGGAAATCCTGGAAAGCCGGGAAATGGAAATCGACCAGGAGGTGGTCAGGGCGGAGGTCGTCCGTCGCAGCCTGGACAGGGCGGAAGACCGACACCGCAGCCGGGGCAGGGTGGAAGACCGACACCGCAGCCCCGTCCAACTACGCGGCCGGCGCAACCGAATCGTCCTACGCAACAACCGCGTCCTACGCAGAGCCGTCCTAGTCCGCAATCTCGTCCTACGAACCAGAGCAGGCCAGCGCAACAGTCTCGGCCCTCAGGGGGGCAGTCGTCGGGGTCGCGGCCACCATCGAACCGAGGGTCGAACGGCAAGCCTAACTAG
- a CDS encoding TIGR00730 family Rossman fold protein, with amino-acid sequence MNPKVPDTLEQAPLAYENADFLNSPEGRMLRILAEYQEPMARFRRERIQDTVVFFGSARFRALDVANSELELLANTGSAQPAPKEEQPASPEEIESGEASAQKLKLAEAAVEMAQYYEDARRLAGMMASWAKTLPGRRHRFVVTSGGGPGIMEAANRGAYEAGCKTIGLNIKLPFEQHPNPYITPALSFDFHYFFMRKYWFAYLAKALVVFPGGFGTLDEMFELLTLAQTRKLAKKITVVIYGSEYWKKVINLELLAEKGAIATADLELFQFADTPEEAFALLKAGLTENHLESDYEREQARLEKEEIPDHPAPSVQEMMGPDIAKTR; translated from the coding sequence ATGAACCCTAAGGTGCCGGATACGCTGGAGCAGGCTCCGCTGGCGTATGAGAATGCTGATTTTTTGAACTCGCCCGAGGGGCGAATGCTGAGGATTCTGGCGGAGTACCAGGAGCCGATGGCGCGGTTTCGGCGTGAGCGGATTCAGGACACGGTAGTGTTCTTCGGGTCGGCCCGGTTTCGGGCGCTGGATGTGGCGAACTCGGAGCTGGAGCTGCTGGCAAATACGGGGTCGGCCCAGCCTGCGCCGAAGGAGGAGCAACCGGCGAGCCCAGAGGAGATAGAGAGTGGCGAGGCGAGCGCGCAGAAGTTGAAGCTGGCCGAAGCTGCGGTGGAGATGGCTCAGTACTATGAGGACGCGCGACGGCTGGCGGGGATGATGGCTTCGTGGGCGAAGACCCTGCCTGGGAGGCGGCACCGTTTCGTGGTGACCTCCGGTGGTGGACCGGGGATTATGGAGGCGGCCAATCGCGGGGCGTATGAGGCTGGGTGCAAGACGATCGGGCTGAACATCAAGCTGCCGTTTGAGCAGCATCCGAACCCGTACATTACACCTGCGCTCAGCTTTGACTTTCACTACTTCTTCATGCGGAAGTATTGGTTCGCTTATCTGGCGAAGGCGTTGGTGGTGTTTCCGGGCGGGTTTGGGACGCTGGATGAGATGTTCGAGCTGTTGACGCTGGCGCAGACGAGGAAGCTGGCGAAGAAGATCACGGTGGTGATCTACGGGTCGGAGTATTGGAAGAAAGTGATCAACCTTGAGCTGCTGGCCGAGAAGGGTGCCATTGCGACGGCGGATCTGGAGCTGTTTCAGTTTGCGGATACACCGGAGGAGGCGTTCGCGCTGTTGAAGGCGGGGTTGACGGAGAATCACCTGGAGTCCGACTACGAGCGGGAGCAGGCTAGGCTGGAGAAGGAAGAGATTCCCGATCATCCGGCGCCGAGCGTGCAGGAGATGATGGGGCCGGATATCGCGAAGACGCGGTAG
- a CDS encoding AsmA-like C-terminal region-containing protein: MNQISIDTVAPAELQRWWRRRWVLWTGAVFVLVAIVGALMVQWGLRQLQPMLRRKVVETLSARFHSPVELDRFELSMRKGVIVRGGGLRILYLAGPTKPDARPNAPPMVVVDSFEFGTNWRELLRPTTRIVGVKVHGLTVNIPPKEERGPLMQDDPKQKGQSALGITVDRIECTDAKITLETRKPGKKPLEFEISSVVLTDVGAKKPLNFTAVLRNPKPVGDIRSTGHFGPWQKDNPRDTPIDGDYEFTHADLSSIHGLGGILASTGKYEGTLGAIAVDGTAEVPEFRLDISDHSLPMRTEFNAVVDGTTGDVRLEQVKTRVGRSELTATGSVTRAAGAQGHTTDLHVVMEKGRIEDMLALAMKGNPALMRGALATKVHVVVPPGTVSVSKKVKLDGTFAIHDALLNNVKMQQQLDAMSERAQGKPKLANAQDAAVVGSSMSGTFSQADAVMQIPELNYQMPGAQVTMNGQIELIESTYEFHGKVRTEATASQMTTGWKSMLLTPFDKLLKKNGAGVELPIKVTGTRSTYDLRLDFPHDTRAPAKLPTPAK, from the coding sequence TTGAACCAGATAAGTATTGATACAGTGGCGCCCGCGGAGCTACAACGCTGGTGGCGTCGGCGTTGGGTTCTCTGGACAGGTGCGGTTTTTGTTCTGGTGGCGATTGTGGGGGCGTTGATGGTGCAGTGGGGATTGCGGCAGTTGCAGCCGATGTTGCGGCGAAAGGTGGTGGAGACGCTTTCGGCACGGTTCCATAGCCCGGTGGAGTTGGATCGGTTCGAGCTGTCGATGCGTAAGGGCGTGATCGTGCGGGGTGGGGGGCTGCGGATTCTTTATCTAGCGGGGCCGACGAAACCGGATGCTCGTCCGAATGCGCCGCCGATGGTGGTTGTGGATAGCTTCGAGTTCGGTACGAACTGGAGAGAGCTGCTGCGGCCGACGACGCGCATCGTAGGGGTCAAGGTGCATGGGCTGACGGTGAATATTCCGCCGAAGGAGGAGCGTGGACCGTTGATGCAGGATGATCCGAAGCAGAAAGGACAGTCGGCGCTGGGAATTACGGTGGACCGGATTGAGTGTACGGACGCGAAGATAACGCTGGAGACGCGTAAGCCGGGGAAGAAGCCGCTGGAGTTCGAGATCAGCAGCGTGGTGTTGACCGATGTTGGGGCGAAGAAGCCGTTGAACTTTACGGCGGTGCTGCGAAATCCGAAGCCAGTGGGAGATATTCGCTCGACCGGGCACTTTGGGCCGTGGCAGAAGGATAATCCGCGGGATACGCCGATCGATGGGGATTATGAGTTCACGCATGCGGACCTGTCGTCGATTCATGGGCTGGGGGGGATTTTGGCGTCGACGGGTAAGTACGAGGGGACGCTGGGGGCGATTGCGGTGGATGGAACGGCGGAGGTGCCGGAGTTCCGGCTTGATATCAGTGATCATTCGCTGCCGATGCGGACCGAGTTCAATGCGGTGGTGGATGGGACGACGGGTGATGTGCGGCTTGAACAGGTGAAGACGCGGGTGGGGCGGTCGGAGTTGACGGCTACGGGGTCGGTGACAAGGGCGGCGGGCGCCCAGGGGCATACGACGGATCTGCATGTGGTGATGGAGAAGGGCAGAATTGAAGACATGCTGGCGCTGGCGATGAAGGGAAATCCCGCGCTGATGCGGGGGGCGCTGGCGACGAAGGTGCATGTCGTGGTGCCGCCGGGGACGGTGAGCGTTTCGAAGAAGGTGAAGCTGGATGGAACGTTTGCGATTCACGACGCGCTACTGAACAACGTGAAGATGCAGCAGCAACTGGATGCGATGAGCGAAAGGGCGCAGGGGAAGCCGAAGCTGGCGAATGCGCAGGATGCCGCGGTGGTGGGATCGTCGATGTCGGGTACGTTCTCGCAGGCCGATGCGGTGATGCAGATACCGGAGCTGAACTACCAGATGCCGGGGGCGCAGGTGACGATGAATGGACAGATCGAGTTGATTGAGAGCACCTACGAGTTTCATGGAAAGGTGAGGACCGAGGCGACGGCTTCGCAGATGACGACGGGGTGGAAGAGTATGTTGCTGACGCCGTTCGACAAGCTGCTGAAGAAGAATGGGGCTGGGGTTGAGTTGCCGATCAAGGTGACGGGGACGCGGTCGACGTATGACTTGCGCCTGGATTTTCCGCACGATACGCGGGCGCCGGCCAAGCTTCCAACCCCTGCAAAATGA
- a CDS encoding DUF255 domain-containing protein: MRSRFAMLVCLFGFAVSGFASPAVAPAALHWQAWSDGAFAQARAEHKFVLLDLEAVWCHWCHVMDDVTYRDPAVVRLLNQRYVLVKVDQDSRPDISNRYQDYGWPATVVFAADGSEIVKRQGYLPPKLMSSMLQAIIDDPSPGPSIESEAAFRPASDSVIKSALLARIEAQYEKQYDKPIGGWGFVHKYLDEESVEYAMRQGARGNAEYAKRAGDTLHDATNLLDPVWGGMYQYSVGRHWTEPHFEKLISIQADALREYSLAFAETRNPEDLNAAQSVHRYVTNFLTAPAAGVFFVSQDADLHDGQENEAYFKLSDQGRRAQGIPRVDTHVYARENGWMIAALCDYYAASDDVTALAQARKAAGWIVVHRSLPGGGFRHDDVDPAGPYLGDTLAMGQAFLALYNVTGDRGDLKAAGAAADYIAGHFAPAAVGGGFVTAQTATDAAYRPHPDRDENVALVRFASGLALASGEERYRAAAVEAMRYLAAESIALRPLSAGVLLANEDMTEAPIHVTVLGAASNADVVALHTAALRAITSHELIEVRDPADPAPLPTSVTYPPLKRAALFLCTAQACSSPIFRGEEVRGKIQRAQLQAQR; the protein is encoded by the coding sequence GCCAGCAGCTTTGCATTGGCAGGCTTGGTCGGATGGAGCGTTCGCGCAGGCTCGGGCAGAGCATAAGTTTGTGCTACTGGATCTCGAGGCGGTGTGGTGTCACTGGTGCCATGTGATGGACGACGTGACGTATCGCGATCCGGCGGTGGTGAGGTTGCTGAATCAGAGATATGTGCTGGTGAAGGTGGATCAGGATTCGCGACCGGATATTTCGAATCGGTATCAGGACTATGGGTGGCCGGCTACGGTGGTGTTTGCGGCGGATGGATCGGAGATTGTGAAGCGGCAAGGGTATCTGCCGCCGAAGCTAATGTCATCGATGTTGCAGGCGATTATTGACGATCCTTCTCCGGGGCCGAGCATTGAGAGCGAGGCTGCGTTTCGTCCGGCATCGGATTCGGTGATCAAGTCTGCATTGCTGGCGCGGATCGAGGCGCAGTACGAGAAGCAATATGACAAGCCAATTGGTGGGTGGGGGTTTGTGCATAAGTATCTCGATGAAGAATCGGTGGAGTATGCGATGCGGCAGGGGGCTCGGGGGAATGCGGAGTATGCGAAGCGTGCGGGGGATACGCTGCATGATGCTACGAACCTGCTTGATCCGGTTTGGGGCGGGATGTACCAGTATTCGGTGGGGCGGCATTGGACGGAGCCGCACTTTGAGAAGCTGATCTCGATTCAGGCGGATGCGCTGCGGGAGTATTCGCTTGCCTTTGCGGAGACGCGAAATCCTGAGGATTTGAATGCGGCGCAATCTGTGCATCGCTATGTTACAAATTTTCTGACTGCTCCTGCTGCGGGTGTTTTTTTTGTGTCGCAGGATGCGGATCTGCATGATGGGCAGGAGAACGAGGCTTATTTCAAGCTTTCGGATCAGGGGCGGCGGGCGCAAGGGATACCGCGTGTCGATACGCATGTTTATGCACGCGAGAATGGGTGGATGATCGCTGCGCTTTGCGATTATTACGCTGCGAGCGACGATGTTACTGCATTGGCGCAGGCGCGGAAGGCTGCGGGATGGATTGTTGTGCATCGCAGTTTGCCTGGTGGGGGATTTCGGCACGACGATGTTGATCCCGCCGGGCCTTATCTTGGCGATACGCTGGCGATGGGGCAGGCTTTTCTTGCGCTGTATAACGTTACCGGCGATCGTGGGGATTTGAAGGCTGCTGGTGCGGCGGCGGACTATATTGCGGGTCACTTTGCGCCTGCGGCGGTGGGCGGAGGATTTGTTACGGCACAGACGGCTACGGATGCTGCGTATCGGCCGCACCCTGATCGAGATGAGAATGTTGCGTTGGTGCGGTTTGCTTCGGGACTTGCGCTGGCTTCGGGGGAGGAGCGGTATCGGGCTGCTGCCGTGGAGGCGATGCGGTATCTGGCGGCGGAGTCGATAGCGTTGCGGCCGTTATCCGCTGGCGTGCTGCTTGCTAATGAGGATATGACGGAGGCTCCGATTCACGTTACGGTGTTAGGGGCCGCGTCGAATGCTGATGTGGTTGCGCTCCACACTGCTGCGTTGCGTGCGATTACGTCGCATGAGTTGATCGAGGTGCGCGATCCGGCCGATCCTGCTCCGCTGCCTACAAGCGTTACGTACCCTCCGTTGAAGAGAGCTGCGCTCTTTCTTTGCACGGCGCAGGCTTGTTCGTCGCCGATCTTTCGCGGGGAAGAGGTTCGGGGGAAGATTCAGCGGGCGCAGCTCCAGGCACAGCGTTAG
- a CDS encoding recombinase family protein — MAYFERVRDVVSGPFSPEIMAQRTAAGWQLVSIEWRRELPDQETPTEGAFGEEIPYGLQISEDCMRLEVHPRENQTLMLMMDLLGQDFSYASIVSDLNEKGFRMRNGGPWNRVAVFNMMPRLIEVGPRLFSSDEWKKREKRLSQVKAPDLF; from the coding sequence ATGGCTTATTTTGAGCGGGTTCGCGATGTGGTATCGGGGCCGTTTAGTCCTGAAATTATGGCGCAGCGTACGGCTGCGGGATGGCAACTGGTGTCGATTGAGTGGAGGCGGGAGCTGCCAGATCAGGAGACTCCGACAGAGGGAGCGTTTGGCGAGGAGATTCCTTATGGGCTGCAAATCTCGGAGGACTGCATGAGGCTTGAGGTCCATCCGAGGGAGAATCAGACGCTGATGTTGATGATGGATCTGTTGGGACAGGACTTCTCGTATGCGAGCATCGTTAGCGATTTGAATGAAAAGGGGTTTCGTATGCGGAATGGTGGGCCGTGGAACAGGGTGGCGGTGTTTAACATGATGCCACGGCTGATTGAGGTGGGGCCGCGCTTGTTTTCCTCTGACGAGTGGAAGAAGCGGGAGAAGAGGTTGTCGCAGGTGAAGGCGCCGGATCTCTTTTAG